Part of the Vagococcus teuberi genome, AGGCTTTGATGGTCTAAAAAAACCAGCTACAGCACTTGATTTAGGTAATTCTGGTACCACAATTCGTTTAATGATGGGGATTTTGGCGAAACAGTCATTCGACACGGTTTTATTTGGTGATGAGTACTTAAACAAACGCCCAATGAATCGCGTCATGTTACCACTTAATCAAATGAATGCTAATCTATCTGGGCATGATAATAGTGAATATCCTCCTATTCATATTTCAGCTAATAATCAATTAACACCCATCACTTATTACATGCCAGTAGCAAGTGCTCAAGTGAAATCTGCTATCTTGTTTGCAGCTTTGCAAGCTGATGGTGAGACAACCATTATCGAAAAAGAACCCACTAGAAATCATACTGAAGAGATGATTCGTCAATTCGGTGGGACTATCACAACAGATGGAAAAGACATTCGTATGACAGGTCCACAACGACTGGTTGGACAAAACATTACTGTGCCTGGTGATATTTCATCTGCAGCGTTCTTTTTAGTTGCCGGAGCTATTGTGCCAAATAGTGAAATCGTGCTTAAAAACGTGGGGATTAATCCAACGAGAACAGGGATTCTAGATGTTTTAAAAGAGATGAATGCCGATGTGGTGATTAGTGAAAAAGATCATGCGAATCAATCAGCCACCCTCACTGTTAAAACAAGTAGTTTAACCTCTACTACAATTAGTGGGGATATTATTCCTCGTTTGATTGATGAAATTCCAATTATTGCTTTGCTTGCAACACAAGCAAATGGTCAAACAGTCATTAAAAATGCTGAAGAACTAAAAGTAAAAGAAACCAATCGTATTGATGCAACAGCTGAAGAATTAAGAAAACTTGGTGCAGATATTACGCCAACAGAAGATGGGTTAATCATCAATGGCCCATGTCAATTGCACGGTGGAAACGTATCAAGTCGAGGAGATCATCGTATCGGGATGATGCTTCAAATCGCTGCGTTACTAACTGATGAAGACGTTGTGATGGAAAAATCAGAAGCTGTTTCAGTATCTTATCCAACCTTTTTTGAAGATGTCACACGACTTTCAAGAGGTGATTATTAAAATGACGCTCGTTTTAATAGGCTTCATGGGAGCAGGCAAAACCACAGTTGGTAATGTATTAGCAAATAAAACAGCAACCAAGCAAATTGATTTAGATCAGTGTATTGTCGATAAAATTGGGATGCCGATATCTGAATATTTTGATGAGCATGGAGAAGAAGCCTTTAGAGAACTTGAAACTACTATGTTAAAGAACTTTTTAAATACATCTGGTATTTTATCGCCAGGTGGCGGGGTAATTTTAAAAGAAGAAAATCAAGCGTTATTAAAAGAACAGGCTACAGTCGTTTATTTACAAACAGATTTAGATGAATTATTACGTCGAATTGATCAAGATACGACAAATTATCGTCCGTTGTTGCATAATAAAACAATAGAAGAGGTGAAAGATATCTTTTTACCTCGAATTCCTATTTATGAAGAGATTGCAGATCATATTATCGATACCACAAATAAAACGCCGGAAGAAATTGCTGATGTTATTTTAGAATTAGTAGGTGATTAAATGGAAGTTGGTTATTTAGGACCAAAAAACTCGTTTACATACAAAGCAGCTTCTTATTATTTTGATGATTCATTACTACAGCCTTATGCAAGCATTGCGAATTGCTTAAGTGCCTTGAAGAAGAATCAAGTTGATTACGCTGTTGTACCGATTGAAAATTCCTTGGAAGGGTCTGTTCACACAAGTATGGATGGGCTTTTTCAAGAAAAAGATATCACTGTTTGTCGCGAAATCATTTTACCAATCCAACAAAACTTATTAGTGAATGATTTGACAATCATTCCTAAAAAAATCTTGTCACACCCACAAGCTCTCGCACAATCACAACAATTTTTAGAAACCTATTACCCAGATGTGTTGATAGAACAGGTTCCATCAACCACATTTGCTGCAGAATA contains:
- a CDS encoding shikimate kinase, with the translated sequence MTLVLIGFMGAGKTTVGNVLANKTATKQIDLDQCIVDKIGMPISEYFDEHGEEAFRELETTMLKNFLNTSGILSPGGGVILKEENQALLKEQATVVYLQTDLDELLRRIDQDTTNYRPLLHNKTIEEVKDIFLPRIPIYEEIADHIIDTTNKTPEEIADVILELVGD
- the aroA gene encoding 3-phosphoshikimate 1-carboxyvinyltransferase translates to MKLISANPLNGTIHVPADKSISHRSIMFGAISEGTTTIKNFLRGEDCLSTLNAFKSLGVPITDDGETIRVTGVGFDGLKKPATALDLGNSGTTIRLMMGILAKQSFDTVLFGDEYLNKRPMNRVMLPLNQMNANLSGHDNSEYPPIHISANNQLTPITYYMPVASAQVKSAILFAALQADGETTIIEKEPTRNHTEEMIRQFGGTITTDGKDIRMTGPQRLVGQNITVPGDISSAAFFLVAGAIVPNSEIVLKNVGINPTRTGILDVLKEMNADVVISEKDHANQSATLTVKTSSLTSTTISGDIIPRLIDEIPIIALLATQANGQTVIKNAEELKVKETNRIDATAEELRKLGADITPTEDGLIINGPCQLHGGNVSSRGDHRIGMMLQIAALLTDEDVVMEKSEAVSVSYPTFFEDVTRLSRGDY